A genome region from Mycobacterium florentinum includes the following:
- the mddA gene encoding methanethiol S-methyltransferase: protein MSRYLTICYGAVAYLLFLVSFTYAIGFVGNIWVPRSVDHALSAPMGLAVLIDVLLLGVFAIQHSVMARPAFKRWWTRFVPSSIERSTYVVLASGALLLLYWQWRTLPDVVWDVSLPAARVVLWALFWLGWATVFFSSFMVSHFDLFGLRQVYLAWRGKPYRDLDFRVRYLYRVVRHPLMLGFLIAFWSTPTMTAGHLLFSLATTGYILIAVRLEEHDLVESVGEQYLAYRREVPALVPGMRRHPHAAARPHH, encoded by the coding sequence ATGAGTCGATATTTGACAATCTGTTACGGCGCAGTGGCTTATCTGCTGTTCCTGGTGTCGTTCACGTACGCGATCGGATTCGTCGGCAACATCTGGGTGCCGCGCAGTGTCGACCACGCGCTCTCGGCGCCAATGGGTCTGGCGGTGCTGATCGACGTACTCCTGCTCGGTGTTTTCGCGATTCAGCACAGCGTCATGGCGCGGCCGGCGTTCAAGAGATGGTGGACGCGATTCGTGCCCTCGTCGATCGAGCGCAGCACCTACGTGGTCCTGGCGAGCGGCGCGCTGTTGCTGCTCTACTGGCAGTGGCGGACGCTTCCGGACGTCGTGTGGGACGTGAGCCTGCCGGCGGCACGGGTGGTGCTGTGGGCGTTGTTCTGGCTCGGCTGGGCGACGGTGTTCTTCTCGTCGTTCATGGTCAGCCACTTCGACCTGTTCGGGTTGCGGCAGGTGTACCTAGCATGGCGCGGAAAACCGTACCGCGACTTGGACTTTCGTGTTCGGTACCTGTACCGGGTGGTGCGGCACCCGCTGATGCTGGGCTTTCTGATCGCATTCTGGTCGACACCCACGATGACGGCCGGGCACCTGCTATTCAGCCTCGCCACAACGGGTTACATCCTGATCGCGGTGCGGCTGGAAGAACACGATCTGGTCGAGTCGGTCGGCGAGCAATACCTTGCCTACCGCCGCGAGGTGCCGGCGCTGGTGCCCGGGATGCGGCGGCACCCGCACGCGGCCGCCCGCCCACATCACTAG
- a CDS encoding HD domain-containing phosphohydrolase, with amino-acid sequence MASHMTGPAPAGEAPSRAELLAALSVAIDLGLGQPAEHMLRAAMIATRLADRLGLTDAQRDCVYYTTLVMWIGCHADSHEYARWFGDDIAVRHDSYLVDWSGLPYWRFLLGNIGRGQPLTQRLTIMATLFANARGQLSRLIHSHCTSAALLADRIGLGPDVQASLAFAFERYDGGGLPAGARGDQIPIQMRVAQLAEMVEVHHRTYGVEGAVAMARSRRGGQFDPKVVDAFIDNADAVLAGPGPGDAWAAALREAPDRHRRLDDQELDVLLVAFGDFVDLKCPFTLGHSRAVARLAGDAALVAGVDAGSAALTRRAGHVHDLGRIGVSNQIWSKPGSLTAGEFERVRLHPYLTARILNQVRGLGRLAEVAGNHHECLNGSGYPRGLAGTALSLPDRILAAAVSYQSACEPRPYREELSPGTATRRLHERVGAGELDPVAVEAVLHAAGQPAQRPKPRPGGLTPREIEVLRLVARGASNKEIAVALVISEKTARNHVERTYAKIGVSNRIGASMYALQQGLSLPTTEN; translated from the coding sequence ATGGCGTCGCATATGACCGGGCCGGCGCCGGCGGGCGAGGCGCCCAGCCGGGCCGAGCTGCTGGCGGCGCTCTCCGTGGCGATCGACCTCGGTTTGGGGCAACCCGCCGAGCACATGCTGCGCGCGGCGATGATCGCCACCCGGCTCGCGGATCGGCTGGGACTTACCGACGCACAACGGGATTGCGTCTACTACACGACATTGGTCATGTGGATCGGGTGCCATGCCGACTCGCATGAATACGCACGCTGGTTCGGCGACGACATTGCGGTGCGGCATGACTCGTACCTGGTCGACTGGTCGGGACTGCCGTATTGGCGGTTCCTGCTGGGGAATATCGGTCGTGGTCAGCCGTTGACGCAGCGGCTGACCATCATGGCAACGCTGTTCGCCAATGCGCGCGGGCAGTTGTCCCGGTTGATCCATTCGCATTGCACCTCCGCGGCGCTGCTGGCGGATCGCATCGGACTGGGCCCCGACGTCCAGGCGTCGCTCGCGTTCGCTTTCGAGCGCTACGACGGCGGCGGCCTGCCCGCCGGCGCGCGCGGCGACCAGATCCCGATCCAGATGAGGGTTGCCCAACTCGCCGAGATGGTCGAGGTGCACCACCGTACCTACGGCGTCGAGGGCGCCGTGGCCATGGCGCGCAGCCGCCGCGGGGGCCAATTCGACCCGAAGGTCGTCGACGCCTTCATCGACAATGCCGACGCGGTCCTGGCCGGGCCGGGCCCCGGCGATGCGTGGGCGGCGGCACTGCGCGAGGCGCCCGATCGGCACCGACGGCTCGACGACCAGGAGCTGGACGTCCTTCTCGTCGCGTTCGGTGACTTCGTCGACCTCAAATGTCCGTTCACCCTTGGGCATTCGCGTGCGGTGGCCCGGCTCGCCGGCGACGCGGCGCTCGTGGCCGGCGTCGACGCCGGCTCGGCGGCCCTGACGCGACGTGCGGGTCACGTTCACGACCTGGGCCGCATCGGTGTGTCCAATCAAATCTGGTCCAAGCCGGGGTCGTTGACCGCGGGCGAGTTCGAGCGGGTGCGGTTGCATCCCTATCTCACCGCCCGGATCCTCAACCAGGTCCGCGGCCTGGGTCGGCTCGCGGAAGTCGCCGGAAACCACCACGAATGCCTGAACGGATCGGGATACCCGCGCGGGCTTGCCGGGACCGCGCTGAGCCTGCCCGACCGTATCCTGGCGGCCGCGGTCAGCTACCAATCCGCTTGTGAACCAAGGCCATACCGCGAAGAGTTGTCACCGGGCACGGCGACCCGGCGGCTGCATGAGCGGGTGGGCGCCGGTGAACTCGACCCCGTCGCCGTCGAAGCGGTGCTGCACGCGGCGGGTCAGCCTGCCCAGCGGCCCAAGCCCCGTCCGGGCGGACTCACCCCGCGCGAGATCGAGGTGCTCCGCCTCGTCGCGCGCGGTGCGTCCAACAAGGAAATCGCGGTCGCGTTGGTGATCAGCGAGAAGACCGCCCGCAATCATGTGGAGCGGACATACGCGAAGATCGGCGTCTCAAATCGCATCGGCGCCAGCATGTATGCCCTGCAACAAGGGTTGTCACTACCAACAACCGAAAATTGA
- a CDS encoding SRPBCC family protein, whose translation MDGDTLSVERVIKAPPDRIFALLADAAKHASFDGSESVNRCTQESVPLTMGSTFGMAMRGRKETLFIPYRTTNTVIEYEPDRRIAWKTTALGGRVGGRIWRYELIPAPDGTECTLVRETWDVSQDKQKAMITSGSMPSRTEAGIRATLDRIATLLES comes from the coding sequence ATGGATGGAGACACGCTCAGCGTCGAACGGGTCATCAAAGCACCGCCGGACAGGATCTTTGCCCTGCTGGCCGACGCCGCCAAACACGCCAGTTTCGACGGCTCCGAGTCGGTGAACCGGTGCACACAGGAGTCGGTCCCGCTGACGATGGGTTCGACGTTCGGGATGGCGATGCGGGGCCGCAAGGAGACGCTGTTCATCCCCTACCGCACCACCAACACCGTCATCGAGTACGAACCCGACCGGCGTATCGCGTGGAAGACCACCGCCTTGGGCGGCCGGGTGGGTGGCCGCATCTGGCGCTACGAGCTGATTCCGGCCCCGGACGGCACCGAATGCACGCTGGTCCGCGAAACCTGGGACGTGTCGCAAGACAAGCAGAAGGCGATGATCACCAGCGGCTCGATGCCCAGCCGGACCGAGGCGGGCATCCGCGCAACCCTGGACCGGATCGCGACGCTCCTCGAAAGCTAG